One region of Bacteroidota bacterium genomic DNA includes:
- a CDS encoding T9SS type A sorting domain-containing protein: MKRLLLLFSLVIIGFVYFTGQKTDESPRWSFNPQMIAAQKNGAQLPVATDIGVIAPLTDSRVVYTPREMLVINPSIRVYPSLNQQCEIYMTRDPNNQNILYVASQNIVGGASINAGTYVSTNGGLNWYGSDTLGAPSQADQRGDPGPAIDKNGRFLFTHLTSTTNFGGLKGMGANYSTNKGVTWSSTFDVVLDANCDKNLANTDNSAASPFYGNTYMAWTSFGTTPGNGRFSRTTDGGVSWSTPIVLNATPTGHNAQGHDVVTGPAGQVYVVWTAGVSSSPFTEDFVGFAKSTNGGLNFTTTENAFDANGSRSSSFNGWGIRTNGFPRVDCDKTGGARNGWIYVVTSQINLAPAGTDADIILNRSSDGGATWSTGIRVNQDALNNGKVQYFPCVRVDEAGGLNVIYYDNRDFPSSGDSCTVYISRSLDGGTTWTDQKIADHNFKPKLLPGVNTMGDYIGCTSGNGKVYAAWMDDKTGSASTLFQTWVGSVTIQLNGLNPFNIQTPAASSRIVTFPGSTTPVTITWDTSTITANYKFIFGTPTLPTRRLTIPAGSNSITTTLGALDDILAANGFTNNGTATDSAVGQWDVWAFKAPGAPGVDSMKSTNGPRAITFRRGVPALTPFSLVTPANGTTITTSVFNNSSININWTRSGSGTRYKWQFDAPTFAGPPIFYIQSGNTGFDSSISIVNSQLDGMLAGTGLNPGDSVVGQWRVYAYRSATDSLASTQTFALTLKRQAKGDILVAYDSTVANCRTSRDSITTNLSNLGLTFDLFNRGTNTSTNMISLRGYKKVIWLGEGTSCISPVQRDSVKAYLNAGGATVPTKSKFIIWSEDVGYNLDRTGSTNLDTTLARQYLGFVFIADRPATGAGLVGLKGINALVGQRDSCAGPWPDVLRRSSTNSNIFLTGFRLQSNLDSVNSIGRQATNYNTVTIGLDVESMRNAVDGPTSSPVARYLKMALDYVDQLIVSTGNEASMIPDQFSLSQNYPNPFNPTTKINFAVPKQSFVSIKVFDVTGREVANLVNEMTTAGYHSVNFNASSFASGVYFYRIEAADFRDTKRMMLIK, encoded by the coding sequence GTGAAAAGGTTACTATTACTTTTTTCACTAGTTATCATTGGCTTTGTGTATTTCACAGGCCAGAAGACGGATGAAAGCCCGAGATGGTCTTTTAATCCGCAAATGATAGCAGCACAAAAAAATGGCGCACAGCTCCCCGTTGCGACCGACATCGGAGTTATCGCTCCGCTGACAGATTCAAGAGTTGTTTACACACCAAGAGAGATGCTGGTTATCAATCCGAGCATCAGAGTTTACCCTTCGCTTAATCAGCAATGTGAAATTTACATGACAAGGGACCCAAACAATCAAAACATTCTTTACGTTGCTTCTCAAAATATAGTTGGCGGTGCTTCTATTAACGCCGGTACCTATGTTTCGACAAACGGCGGCTTGAACTGGTATGGCTCTGATACACTCGGAGCACCAAGCCAGGCAGACCAAAGAGGAGATCCCGGTCCTGCAATTGATAAGAACGGAAGATTCCTTTTCACACACTTAACATCAACCACAAACTTTGGCGGTTTGAAAGGTATGGGTGCAAATTATTCAACAAACAAAGGTGTTACATGGTCTTCAACCTTTGATGTAGTTTTAGATGCTAACTGCGATAAGAATTTAGCAAACACAGATAACTCTGCAGCAAGTCCTTTCTATGGCAATACATACATGGCATGGACAAGTTTCGGAACAACTCCCGGTAACGGAAGATTTTCAAGAACAACAGATGGCGGCGTAAGCTGGTCAACACCAATAGTTTTAAATGCAACACCAACCGGCCACAACGCTCAGGGACATGATGTTGTTACAGGTCCTGCCGGCCAGGTTTATGTTGTATGGACTGCAGGCGTATCTTCTTCACCATTTACAGAAGATTTCGTCGGATTTGCAAAATCAACTAACGGCGGTTTAAACTTCACAACAACTGAAAACGCATTTGATGCAAACGGTTCACGTTCATCTTCATTCAACGGATGGGGTATCAGAACAAACGGTTTCCCAAGAGTTGACTGTGATAAAACAGGCGGCGCAAGAAACGGCTGGATCTATGTAGTAACATCACAAATTAACTTAGCACCTGCAGGAACTGATGCAGATATTATTTTAAACAGATCATCTGACGGCGGTGCTACCTGGTCAACAGGTATCAGAGTTAATCAGGATGCTCTTAACAATGGAAAAGTTCAGTATTTCCCTTGCGTAAGAGTTGATGAAGCCGGTGGTTTAAATGTTATTTATTATGACAACAGAGATTTCCCATCTTCAGGTGACTCATGTACAGTATACATTTCACGCTCACTTGACGGCGGTACAACATGGACTGATCAAAAAATTGCAGACCACAACTTCAAACCAAAGTTATTACCGGGCGTAAACACAATGGGTGATTACATTGGTTGTACATCAGGAAACGGAAAAGTTTATGCAGCCTGGATGGATGATAAAACAGGAAGCGCATCAACATTATTTCAGACATGGGTAGGTTCAGTAACAATCCAGTTGAACGGATTAAATCCATTCAATATTCAAACACCGGCAGCATCTTCAAGAATCGTTACTTTCCCGGGTTCAACAACACCTGTAACAATTACATGGGATACATCAACGATTACAGCAAACTATAAATTTATCTTCGGGACACCAACTCTTCCGACAAGAAGATTAACAATTCCTGCAGGCTCAAATTCAATCACTACAACATTGGGTGCACTTGATGATATTTTAGCTGCAAATGGATTTACAAATAACGGAACCGCAACTGACTCAGCAGTGGGACAGTGGGATGTCTGGGCTTTCAAAGCACCGGGAGCACCGGGAGTTGACTCTATGAAATCAACAAACGGACCAAGAGCTATTACTTTCAGAAGAGGCGTTCCTGCTTTAACACCGTTCAGCTTAGTAACACCTGCAAACGGTACAACTATTACAACATCTGTATTTAACAACAGCTCAATAAATATCAACTGGACCCGTTCAGGTTCAGGTACAAGATATAAATGGCAATTTGATGCACCTACATTTGCAGGTCCTCCTATTTTCTACATTCAATCAGGAAATACAGGATTCGATTCATCTATTTCAATAGTCAACAGCCAGCTTGACGGTATGCTGGCAGGCACAGGATTAAATCCCGGCGACTCAGTAGTAGGTCAATGGAGAGTTTATGCATACAGAAGCGCAACAGACTCATTAGCATCAACTCAAACTTTTGCATTAACTCTGAAGAGACAGGCAAAAGGTGATATACTTGTTGCATACGACTCAACAGTTGCTAACTGCAGAACAAGCAGAGACTCAATTACAACAAATCTTTCAAATCTTGGACTTACATTCGACCTCTTCAACAGAGGAACGAATACATCTACGAACATGATTTCCTTAAGAGGATATAAAAAGGTTATCTGGCTTGGTGAAGGTACAAGTTGTATTTCACCGGTTCAAAGAGACTCAGTAAAAGCATATTTAAATGCCGGGGGGGCAACAGTACCTACAAAATCTAAATTCATTATCTGGTCAGAAGACGTTGGATATAATTTAGACAGAACCGGTTCAACTAACCTGGATACAACACTTGCAAGACAATACCTTGGATTTGTATTTATTGCCGACAGACCTGCAACAGGTGCCGGCTTAGTCGGGTTAAAAGGAATTAATGCTTTAGTTGGTCAAAGAGACAGCTGCGCCGGACCATGGCCGGATGTACTGAGACGTTCAAGCACAAACTCAAATATATTCTTAACAGGATTCAGATTACAAAGCAATCTTGACTCTGTAAACTCTATCGGAAGACAGGCAACAAATTATAATACAGTTACAATTGGTTTAGACGTAGAATCAATGAGAAATGCAGTTGACGGACCTACATCTTCACCTGTAGCCAGATATTTAAAAATGGCACTTGATTATGTTGATCAGTTAATTGTAAGCACAGGAAATGAAGCTTCTATGATTCCTGACCAATTCTCACTATCACAAAATTATCCGAATCCTTTCAACCCGACAACAAAGATAAACTTTGCAGTACCGAAACAATCATTCGTTTCGATTAAAGTATTTGATGTAACGGGCAGGGAAGTTGCAAATCTTGTAAATGAAATGACAACTGCAGGATATCATTCAGTAAATTTCAACGCATCAAGCTTTGCTTCAGGTGTTTACTTCTACAGAATCGAAGCAGCTGATTTCAGAGATACAAAGAGAATGATGCTTATTAAATAG